The sequence below is a genomic window from Lolium perenne isolate Kyuss_39 chromosome 4, Kyuss_2.0, whole genome shotgun sequence.
GTTGCCCTCTTGTGATCCAACGCTCCAGGTCCTTCATTTCATGAAAAACTTTCCTGGTATTTTACCCGATTTTATTTCCTGCGAAAACTTGATAAAAGGAGACTTTTGCTAAAAACAACATCAGATTCAGCAGTATGGTGAGGTTCCAGAGAAAATCATTGAGCAAAGTGCTTGaaaaagtagatacatttgagatATATCAGACGGTCAGAATTCTCAACTGGTCCAGGGCTTCTCTTTATTAGACACGGCCATAATTTCCAACTAGCGGAGGGCATCTCTTTATTAGAGACGACCACATTTTAGAACCGGCTGACGTTGAATTTTTTTAGCAGGAATGGAAACCGTCTCAGGATGGCGCGCTGGTAGAGACCAAGGCTTTGAGCTGGATAGCAGAACCGTCTGAGGACTATAGACGAAAACAATCTCTAAGTAGCAGTTCGGTACTAGTGACCCCTCTCTCGCGTGGTCATCATCAACAACTATAGCAACACTGTCTTCAGCTCTCCATCTACCCGCTgtaatctcttggcaaacatgatATTGAGTGCAATCTATCGTTTTCCTATGATCTATTACACCTCTATTTCTACATTTGATTAGTGACTTGTTCGTGGCTATGGTAAAAGATTTTGTTTATGGTTTCATACAAGTTTGTTATATTCTATGATGGTCCTATGTACTGATGTATGAGTGTACACATATATTGGCGAAATAGACAAGGTTGTCACCGTTGCGTGTGTTCAGATAGCAATGGCCGGAGATGATAGAAATTGTGTACCACCTTTTAGATGCATGACCATTGATAACGTGTCAATCATTGTGAGATAAACTGATAAAAACCTTAAACCTTACAACGGTGGCTTAAGTTTATGTCTTAATAACTCCCTTGTATGATTGAAAACGGCCTAGTGACCAATCAGTAGGGGTGCATTTGCTCGTGTTCGCGGCTGCACTTATTCATggctcctctctagaagaaacaaCAAACTATATTTATAAAAAAAAATATGTCATGCTTTGGTGTGTTGATGCTAGACATATTTCCTTAATTAACCCATTGTGATCTAGCGTGGGTTTTAGACATCAAGTTCTTTATACTTCACGGTATTTAATACTTATGCATCTAGCTGGTATAAAGCATGTGATTCACTAATTGAGACAACCAAAACAAATGAAATAACTATATGCCTGAAATATTTGCTTCCTTGAGTTGCCTTGGCCCACTCAACCTTGCATAAGCTCTCTTGCATCAATATCTAGTTCTTTTAGTATACCGCTTTTTTTAGTAGTAGTTTCAAGCAAAAAAGAACCTTGCATCATTAGTTTATTGCATTGCACAAAGGGTCACATAAGTGGGTTATAAGGCTTAGTTTACCTTTACTTTCTCGTGGGACGGGTTCGACAATTAAATACTTATCTAATTATATTACAGTGATTCCCTGCTCTTAGGGTTTATCATCGGCGTAGGAGGAGCACGAGGCGACGCATGGGCCATACTGGGCGGGGATGGGGTAGGAGGCGGAGGCAACGACGCACGAGGGAACGTTGGAGATCCTGGCGTAGGCGGCGGCGCTGAGGGTGGTGACCGACACGAACCTGGCACAGGCACAGGCAAGGCTGAAGGAGGCCCGGGAGGaattggcggggggggggggaggcATGTGCGACAATGCTTACGGCGAAGCAGCCCATGCCCACAGTCGACCCTTGGGTGGACGCGGATTTAGACGACCTCGAGGACTTTAACGACAACGACGATGCACCAGACATTAGGGACGAGTAGCGGGCTTTGCTCTAATCCTTCGAGACCACCTAGCACGATGAGGACGCTCACTCTCGTGTCTACTGAGCAGCAGTCCATGATGGCCAAGCACGCGACCATCCATGTCTCAGCAGCAGGACACCGAGCGGCGCCCGAGGTGGTGGTGGAGCCGAGGTGGAGGTTGACGTAGAGAAGTCCATGACGGCTAAGCGCGTGACGCCTTGGAACGTCGCCGGGTGCAGGAGGTGGTTGTCTAGGGCGCTCGCGGGACGCACGACGGCGGTGGCCCCTTTGACCACGTCGGCAGGAGGACGACAACCAGTAGGGCATACAACAACGAGTTAGACGCGGCCATGAAAGAGCCCGCAGCGACGAGTACATAAAGTTTTCTTAGCTTAGGTTAAACCGTTAACCCTCTACATAAAGAAGATTAATTTTGGCCAAATGTAATAAAAAATGTCTAACTAGGTTATTGTGTCACTTACTTGTTGGTCCGGCAAAGACACGCGTCGAGGTCCGAGTGGTCCGTACCGTGTTCGCGAAGTCACATTGTCATTCCAAATTTGGGTCGAGAACGGATCTGTCCCCGCATCTCAATACTTTTGCGCTGCGCTGTTGGTCTggtattttttttaaataaaagggaatatattaatatcaaaagataccaattacacctagcttCTGCAACAACGCTCCACCCtagtggcagtacggatgcacacaaccaaacaaTATCCCGCTACAGTAttctagacctagcaacaacaatacaaccaccaccgtgacaagACCTGAAGTACAGGCTCTCTAAAagcaacgcctccaagaagggaacagtgcaccagcgccgtcgtcgcccgaccaaaggtcttaggttttcaccctgaagatagtcccgactctcaaaacaatgcctccaacaagaacattgccagacacaaccagttaaggccataccttgggttttcaccctgagaggtaagactctgaactactcatgtgttgccgcccccacatgcataccactgctgcagagcccggaacgccaagcagatccctcagcatcacggagactcgaacctcctttagccagtccactaatccggccttcatgatattccttcttctgactttaccatggaccaaaaagtcacccgatgtcaacacagaatagagcttcgcgccgctccctccggaaccaaacgaccggaataaaaatatttttttcgataaagggaatatattaatatcaaaacgataccaattacacccagcctctgcaacaacgcaccaccctaatggcactacggatgcacacagctaaaaaaaaagaaaagaaaactaagaaacaaaagtcccgctacagtatctcgggcctaacaacatcaatacatccaccgccaagacaacacctgaaatacagaatctccaaaaacgacgcctccaagaagggaacagtgcgctaacaccatcgtcgcccgatcaacgatcttaggttttcaccctgaagattgtccccgctctcaaaacaatgcctccaacaaagtcattgccaggcacaaccagttaaggccagaccttgggttttcaccctgaaaggtaggactctgaacttcacctgcgtTGTCGCCTCCACTTACATATCGCTGCTGTGAAgctcggaacaccaagcaagtccctcaacagcgcggagacttgaacctcccttagctagtcctcccctccggccttcatgaacttctcttcttccgactttcatcatggatccatagtcacttgatgtcaacacagaaaaagagcttcgcgccgctccctccagaaccaatcggtcggaataaaagcatgggtgcgcacgaccgaataccaccgatccagcaaactccaggcaaaaagcactgttacattcgccggcggagccttccggaactcaacactccggctagatcacgagtccaggcctccggtaggtcttcctcttcacgcaagagagaccctaggaccaccgtctttattcaggtcggacccccacgtcggcgaccatcccgggctggccactccaaccctccaccggcgactcaGTCACCGGCttccaagcatctccatctcgccgtcggaacgcggtgatagatcgatagatccaccaccaccaaccgcaggccgaccctctcaggcgaagaagagggccacctccaccgtcgtacccaaggctgctgccccgggcgacctcgtgtcgcgggtgaagcccgagatcgcctccactcaccggcgagaggcggggggaaattggcgcaggccatgagcctggccgccgcccaccaccagcccctgccggagtgctgcggagagCCGACGTGAGGAGGGAGGCCGCAGCGCTAGCCGCCACCGCCCATCCCAATCGCGCCGGCCGATCCACCAGGGGAGAGCCGACCGGAATAAAAATATGGGtgtgcgcgaccgaataccacccgatccagcaaactgcaggcaaaagatgcactgttccattcgccagcggagatttccggaactcatctctccagccagatcaaagcaaactgacctcCGAAAGATCTTCATCCCCGCATGCGAGAAACCCAAGGACCGCCAcaaaaaacaaagcaaaatcagCAGCCCCCACGTCGCCAATCCCTCCTATCGGATCACCATGGAAGAGGACAGCGACGCGTATCATGCGTACCGCCGCCGAACAGTTACCGGgggcggaggccgccaccgctccaccgaatcctccatggctaccgatGGAGAGCCTCAGGCCCCGGCCAAGTAGCTGTGCCGCCTGGCTTCCTCCACCAGCGCtacatcacctcccatggaacgtcgccgcggaaaccctcttctccctctcgtCAATTCGACGGAGGGGGTGCCGCCACCGCCATAGCCAGGCTGGGACCGGGGCTATAGCCGGGGCCGAGGCACGGGGGCCAGGGCCGAGGCCAGCGCTTGGGTCGGGGCCGCGGCCGGCAGCGGCAGCGGTTGGTCTGGTATTTGAACATGCTCGATCCATTtgggtggcacatggtggaatctgGATACTTAAATAATAAATTATTCATGGTGGTGGCTTCTAATTATATTCGTCCGAATCCTGATTACTTCATTAGTTGCGTGAAACTGCAACAGCAAAGAATGACGAGTCAGTGATGGGTTTTAGTTGGCTTAAGGGTGCAAGTGGGTGCTCTAGACAGGGTGCAACTAAACCCACTGACAGTGACCACAGTTCGTTAGTGCTGCTTTGGGGCGCCAACGACCGTGGAACGAGAATCCTGCCCTGGACTGGTCTGGGCAAAGATTCGCATTCTATACAGACTTCTTAATCTTCTGGGGAGAAAAATAAAAGGGAAAACCGACCAATCCACTGACTAAATCGGCGTATCTTGTCAACCGGGGCTAGCTGTTCGATGGAGAAGGTAGACGAGACAGGGATGTTGCTGCTCGCTGTTGTTTGCATAGTTGGTTTCTGAAGCCCCGGTTTTGGTTTAGGACCATATACGACATGGCGGCACGGGGTTGAAGTCCGAAACCGGCAAAGGCGCGCGCAGAGAGAGCCGCAGCGCAGCCGCTCACCCCTGTTTCGTCTACcttctccaagaaaagaaatccaTTTTATTGCCCCACTTGCACTCCAAGCTAACCTCAATTACTCTCGCTGATTCCTCCCGCACCATTATATATACAGGGCTCGCCTAGCCTTTCTTCCTCACCAACGTCTAATCGACGGACTGAGTAGTGCAAACAGAACAACCAAATCGATCTTTCTCTTCCAGTACTTGGAGCTAGCGATCTATACACCAATGGCGACCGCCGGGAAGGTGATCAAGTGCAAAGGTTCGTTTTTTGAACATTCCGAGGAAATAGTTCTCTTGATTGGTGTGTGAAGAAGCTCTGGAATTGTTTGGGGTACTGGGGGCCTAATTTGTTTGGTACTTGGTTCACTGCAGCTGCGGTGGCATGGGAGGCCGGGAAGCCGCTCTCGATCGAGGAGGTGGAGGTTGCTCCGCCGCAGGCCATGGAAGTCCGCGTCAAGATCCTCTACACTGCCCTCTGCCACACTGATGTATACTTCTGGGAAGCCAAGGTATCCACAATTGTGCCCCCTAGTTTTGTCGTTTCCAATCGTGTTACTCTGACGATAACTAACATGATGATGTTCTGCATTAATTTCTGCAGGGCCAAACACCGGTTTTTCCTAGGATCCTAGGCCATGAGGCTGGAGGGTATGCATCACACTACTGCCTCGCTGTCTCTTATCTTATTTTGTCACAGTTTTGTTGCTTGGTGGAATCCAGATTCTTCTTCGTGGAATCTAGATCTTCAAGTATAGTTTATTCAGGATGGTTTCTAATTGTAGTTCTCTTGGATCCTGATCTGCCAGTGGTATTAGATTGATGTCTATAGACAGCATGTGTCCATATTTTAATCGCATGGATAAAACATAGGAATCTTGGGACAGCGTCATGACACAAGCTTACAGAAAGTGCTTTGTGGAATAATTTAAGTTTGCTCCTCTTCTTCCTTTAATAAAATCTCTACCAGATATTTAATTGTTGAAAAACAGCAACATATACCTGTATTATATTGTTGTTGTGACTATTTTTTTCGATTGTATACACCTGGAGTCCTGGAATCTTTTCTGCATCAATGCTCTTCATTGTTTAGCTTTTCCAGTAACACTTTACTGAAATTACTTTCTTCCCCACAGCATTGTTGAGAGTGTTGGAGAAGGCGTGACCGAGCTCGTGCCGGGTGACCATGTCCTCCCGGTGTTCACCGGTGAATGCAAGGAGTGTGCCCATTGCAAATCAGAGGAGAGCAACTTGTGTGACCTCCTCAGGATCAATGTGGATCGGGGTGTGATGATCGGTGATGGACAGTCCCGTTTCACCATCAACGGGAAACCGATCTTCCACTTCGTTGGGACCTCCACCTTTAGCGAGTACACTGTGATCCATGTCGGGTGCCTTGCGAAGATCAACCCAGAGGCACCCCTTGACAAAGTTTGTGTTCTGAGCTGTGGTATCTCAACTGGTAAGAGATGATTACTGATGCCACTATTTCGAAATTAATTAATATGTTTAGAATGCCTCGATTAGTTACTGAAATGCCATTTTTCTTCAGGACTTGGCGCCACGCTAAATGTTGCGAAACCAAAGAAGGGTTCAACGGTGGCAATTTTTGGTCTTGGAGCTGTTGGCCTTGCTGTAAGTTACAATCGATGATTGGTATCTTGCACAAAACATAATTGCAGGATTTTCCCTGTAACCATGAGTAATTGATGTATGTTCTTTTGACACGATCAGGCCATGGAAGGGGCCAAGATGGCTGGTGCATCAAGGATCATTGGCGTGGACTTGAACCCAGCAAAATATGAACAAGGTACAGTTTGTCTTCTGCAAACACAACGACATCTTAGTTGATGTTTTTTAATAGGACACCAGGCTGGCAAACCTAACAACATGTCCATCATTTTTCAGCTAAGAAATTTGGGTGCACTGACTTTGTGAACCCCAAGGACCATACCAAGCCCGTGCAAGAGGTTTGTTCTTTTCCATCAGTAATCATGTCTTCCTTTTATCATGACACACACACAAGCATGTGCAAAAAAAAAATTCACTGTTCAATGATGATCTCCAGGTGCTTGTGGATATGACCAACGGTGGAGTCGACAGTGCCGTCGAGTGTACTGGCAACATCAACGCCATGATCTCCGCCTTTGAATGCGTTCACGATGTATGATCTCGATACACCTGCAATATGATAATATTGAGCAGCGCCTACTCTTCTTTAAACTAAATCATGAAATCTTTTGGATGCAGGGGTGGGGTGTGGCCGTGCTGGTGGGTGTTCCGCACAAGGAGGCGGTGTTCAAGACCCACCCGATGAATTTCCTGAACGAGAGGACCCTGAAAGGCACCTTCTTCGGCAACTACAAGCCACGTACCGACCTTCCTGAAGTCGTCGAGATGTACATGAGGAAGGAGCTGGAGCTAGAGAAGTTCATCACACACAGTGTGCCATTCTCGCAGATCAACACAGCGTTTGATCTCATGCTCAAGGGGGAGGGCCTGCGATGCGTCATGAGGATGGACGAGTAGATGACCTCTTTTCCGTTGTATCTTTCGGTGTATTAAGATATGGGACTTCCAGTATTGAAGACATCGCATAGGTGAAATAATGGGAGACTATTTGGTAGGGAAATACTCCTCATAGCTATAAGCTACACTTATTTGCAACATAACGAgagtaaaaaaaaaaatacacTCCATGGCTTCTGTTTTATACCATGATGAGCCCACCATGCTTTTTTACATTGTTTTGGTTAGGAATATATCTAATAGCTTAGGATGATCTCAGTGCGCGTATGAGGAATATCTCGAGTCAAATTTAATGATTCTAGAGTATACCTAGGATTAACAAAATTCGTGGTTAATTAACCAAAAACAAGAAATCCAAATTCTTTGTATCTTAGAACGGTATCATAGGAaaaatgtttatgtggcactatgGTTGATGAGGAGATATGATAGTGTTATAGcgtagactagccacaatgggagtatcatagctagtatcatgtgtgccatgttggcaaaaatctgatgtggcataACAGTAATTAACGAGGAGAGATGTGGTAGTGGTATCATagatagatactgtatcatagcacataaAACTAGAAAACTTGATGCCAAATACATCATATAcataaatttgcattgagattctacaaaacattaaatatgttGAAATTATGATACTACCTTattatactatgcattatagaggtgatatcataaactagtatcatatgcatgttaCTAGTGCATGATACTTCTCGTTGTGAGCGGTCTCTTAGGCTACTCGTAGTTGAGAGTAACATAAGGTGGTGTCATGCGTATATAAGTTACTAGTCTATGTTACTAATTTCATATATAGTGGAAAGTAACTTAGAGATGTCATGCAAAGTCTCATTTATTAatttgtagactcattttgtcttgggatgtgtgatgttatggtaacatagctagttaccacctccctCTCTTCCTTCATTTTTGTTATGACATGTCACCAAAATACCTTGAAGTAATCTTAGCTAAGAAACTACACTTGCACAGAACCGTATGCAAAATACAATCATAGCCCATCACATGCATGCATGTCCCAAAAATCGTTAAATGTAGATACAATGCTTAAGAGACAATGCATTGGAGTAGTACTGGCGTATCTTACCTAGCTAGGGTAACGTGCGAGCCAATGCATTCTGAAAGGCCTTATTTGCTGGCATAACTATCTTTCTATATTTCTTGAACGATATTTAGACATAACTttctcaaatgggcaaaaaattaacatatcgGGATATTCTAGAACTTTTTTTTTCCTATTCAAAGAGAATCAATCCTCCACAATGGATTTCATTCTTCGGATTTAGAATACAAGGCTGACTAGGACGCATTTTCCAGGCCAACCACTTAGCACTACAAGCCCAAATAGCTGTGTGGAGAACCTCGCCATAAGTAGTTACTTCTAAATGGGCTTCTCTGGTGGAAATCTATAGGCCGCCCGAAAGCCCCAAACAAGGGTGTGAGTCACAGTGGGGAATTATATGCCCCGCTTACTGAGGAGCCACCTATCTGAAATGTTTCAAAAAAATTCATGTCTCTTGCAGTCTTCGTTGGCGGGTGGGTGAAATTTCATACAACTACTTAAATTTCTCTTCTACCCATGAGGATCACAACACTGTTTCGCATGGACATAGTGTAAGGTTAAGGGTGTTAAAGTAACTACAACCCAATAGTAAAGTCAATTGCACTGCCAAGCCACACATGGCCAAGGCTGACACACACAGTTTTTACCAATTCGATGAACCCTAGATCTAGCAACCACTCGCCAGTAATTATCTCTCCATAGCCAACACCCCACATCGTCCCCGCTTTCCGGCCACACCTCATCGCCTCCGCTTGCCGGACCACACTAACCCTTTGCAGCTGCAACACACCATTGACGTTGAACGGATTAGGCCCCGAGGTCTCGCATCAAAGGATCTTCATTCTGTTGGTTTGTGTTTCATTAGACGAGTACTTGTGCCTCATTTCTTCATTTCTTCATCACACACGGATAGACACACATCGTAATCTAAATTTCATGACTTAGCATATTATCTTAGGAGATACTACTAGTAATGGTTTTGAATATATATATAGTAGGAGAAAATAGAGCAAATCGTCACCTGAGTCAACCGAATGAGATTCAGATCTAGCTCTCATATTTCATGAGATGCCACAGCCCAGCTCTGCTCTCTGCTCTCATATTTCATCCATCCCATCGCGTCTTACATCGAAAAAGGTGTGTTGATCTTATTCCACGGGCCAAAACAATTGTTTTCATCTTTGCTTGATCGATCCGACCATGTTATATTTTTCCACTTTCCAGCCCACCAACACCAATTAGGGGAAAATACTTGTAATGGAACCTCTACCACCTTGAATACTCAAGAAGCCGGAGAAAATTGTGAGGAATTACACATGTCAGCCACTAGAAACAAATTTAGATTCTGACATCTTCTTTCATTCCCATCCTAAGACCTCCACTGGCCACTGCTCTCTCGACAGCTAAGGTACTACTTCCTCCGTCCCGTGTCACGCCTTATCGTAAGGATGTTTTTTGGCgggataaagagaatatattaagcCACAGTAGGATTACAATCAAAGGCAATCACCGCAACAACTACCTGGGCCATGTCCCTGAGCCAAAGCTCTATTCTACCTAGTCTTGCTAGTTCATGGCTCACAGTATTAGCCTCTAAGCTAACTTTACAAGCATCGCTTTCCCTGCCCTAAGTAAATCACAAATAGCGCTAATTCCGAACGCGTAAGCTGAGGTGTTTGGCATGGATTCCCTGATCATCTCCATAGCTTCAGTGCATTCAGATTCAACTTTAGCCTTCAACGGCGTCCAATGCAAGGCCTATCGCATGCCTTCCTGAATGGCATTAATTTCTGCTTTTGTGGCGTCATTACAATGTGGCAGATTTCAACACGCATCGAAGATTGGCTCCCCCACAATGTTAGCAGAGCACCATTCCTACCGCTGATGCCTTGCCAAGAAAGGCCCCATCAACGTTCAGCTTAGCTTCTCCACTAGCAGGATGTGTCCACCGCTTCCTAACTTTTTGCCTACCATCCATTTGGCTGCCTGCCTTGGTAAACCCTTGCACAGGATTGACCACCATTTTACCCTTTACAACATATGCATCCTGGAACTGTTTTATTAGCATAAGGAAGTTAAGGTAGCTCACCAGGAAGCGGCGGGATCCCTCGATCGAGGGGCGGGGTTTTCATGAGTCATTTCGTTATGGCATGCCATATTCGCCACATAGTCATGAGCGTAGGAACTCTTTGGGCTTCAGGTATCATTTACTGGAGATGTAGGAGCCATTCTGTTCCAGTTGGTTTTAGGAGGCtatccggtagcaagtcccagatTTCAGCCATCACTTGCCATAAATCCCGAGCATGTTGGCAGCAGAGGAAAAAATGGATTGTATCTTCATCAGCACAACCGCAGATCAGGCACAGGCTTGAGGTAGCCATGCCTCTCTTCATCATATTTACTGCGTCGCCAGGGCATTACGGTAGATTTTCCAGGCCAGCGTCTTCACCTTGGGCGGTACTGGGGCAATTCCAGATAATTTTCCATGATGGTCGTGCACCATCTGGCCTTGTGTTGGTGGCACCGCGATCCTGCGCTAGCATAGCCAGGTTTAGACCAAGTTTGTAGGCGCTCTTGATAGTCAACATGCCACGCTTATCTGGTTGCCAGGATATAAAATCATCCTCATTCTGACGCGATGTCTGAATCTTCATTATGGCCGTAATGTCCTTCTCTAAGAAATACTGCTGCAAACGCTGCATGTTCCAAGCCCCATCTGGTAGCAGAAAGTCTGCAACCCATCTATACCTACACCTCCCTTGGTTAGACCGGGGGTGGtagttattgtattgaggtatccAAGGATCCCCCAAGCTCTGATACTTGCACCATTACCAACCTGCCAGATTGCTCCTTTTTTGAGTAGTTCATGGCCATATTCGATAGCATGCTAGGTCGATGATCCATTGCCTGTGAAGACTGTGTCGGTCAGAAATCCATTTGGGTAATATTTGGCCTTGAGCATTTGTGCGCACAAGGTATCAGGGAACTGCATTAATCTCCACGCATGCGTTGCTAAAAGGGCTTGATTGAAGAGTCACATATCACGAAACCATACACCCCCATAGTCCTTGGGCCTCAGCATAATATCCCAGGCTACCCAGTGTGTCTTCCTTTTCCCATTCTCCGCTCCCCACCAGTATCTGTGGATCATTTTAGTGAGTTCATCGCACAACCCCGTAGGTAGCTTAAACACGCTCATGACATACAAAGGAATAGCCTGTGCAATTGTCTTGATAAGAATTTGCTTTGCAGCCTATGACTTGTGATTGTCATCCCACTCAACAAGGCATTTCGCTAATTTAGCGTGCAAACTCTAAAATTTTCCTTTTGTCATTCTACCCTCTGGAGTCGGCGGCAGACCTAGgtatttttcttcaaaggattctTGTGTAACTTCCAATGTACCTTTCACTTCCACATGCTGGTTTAGTGTGCATGAGTCCCCAAACATAATGGAGCATTTGCTTAGGTTAATTAGCTGACCTGTGCTTGACGCATATTTGTCCAAAATTTCCTTGACTCAAATTGCTTGGTCTACTTGGGTCTTTAAAAATAGTAAACTATCatctgcgaactaaagatgagagATAACTGGGGCACGCCTACAAATTATGAGAGGTTCAATACCATTAGTACACACCTCACGTTTTAGTAAGGCAGATAAATCATCCGCAACAAAAAGAAACCGAAACGGTAAAAGGGGATCACCTTGTCGGCCGAGAAGGCGAAAATGATTCTAGGAGGGTTCCATTAAATTTAACCCGATATCTCACCTAGGGGAGGCATGACATAATCCAGTCAATCCACCGATGAGAGAACCCCAACCTTTGCATCACTTTCCTTAGAAAATCCTAGTCCACCATGTCATATGCTTGGGATAGATATAACTTGTAAGCACATAAATTCTTTGAAATATATATTTGTGTTATTCTCAATGAAGTGCAGGCATTTAAAAGCAACAAGAGCATTATCTATGATTAATCACCGTAAGGATGTTGTTTGATTGcgagagaaaattaattgttaatAATCAGCTCTCGATCATTTTATACAAGATTGTGCCTTGCAATATAGGGTGTGCTGTTTGATtgcgccttgatacgtctcaaacgtatctataatttcttatgttccatgctacttttatgatgatactcacatgttttatacacattatatgtcattattatgcattttccggcactaacctattgacgagatgccgaagagccgattgctttgtttctgcttttggtttcagaaatcctacaaaggaaatattctcggaattggacgaaatcaacgcccagggtcttatttttccacgaagcttccagaagaccgaaagggaaacgaagtggggcgacgaggcgccgacacaacagggcggcgcggcccaggtcctagtcgcgcggccctggcgtgtggggccctcgtgccgcccctaaacctacctttccgcctacttaaagccttcgtcgcgaaacccccagtaccgagagccacaatacggaaaaccttccggagacgccgccgccgccaatcccatctcgg
It includes:
- the LOC127294101 gene encoding alcohol dehydrogenase 3, with product MATAGKVIKCKAAVAWEAGKPLSIEEVEVAPPQAMEVRVKILYTALCHTDVYFWEAKGQTPVFPRILGHEAGGIVESVGEGVTELVPGDHVLPVFTGECKECAHCKSEESNLCDLLRINVDRGVMIGDGQSRFTINGKPIFHFVGTSTFSEYTVIHVGCLAKINPEAPLDKVCVLSCGISTGLGATLNVAKPKKGSTVAIFGLGAVGLAAMEGAKMAGASRIIGVDLNPAKYEQAKKFGCTDFVNPKDHTKPVQEVLVDMTNGGVDSAVECTGNINAMISAFECVHDGWGVAVLVGVPHKEAVFKTHPMNFLNERTLKGTFFGNYKPRTDLPEVVEMYMRKELELEKFITHSVPFSQINTAFDLMLKGEGLRCVMRMDE